CAAGATATACCATTATCGTAAGAGTATTGATAAATAGTACCAGATGGCAAACCTGATGCTTGAACTTTAACTCGGTTGCTATCTGCACTGGTAAATCCAACAAAGTTTAGAATTAGAGAAGGACAATTTTGCCCCACACGAATATGTATTATCTTTTTGAGAAAGTTTTCGGATTCATCTTTTGCAATGACTTCATATCGCCAAAATGTGCTAATATTCCCCAAGTTAGATGAAATACTAATTTTAACCACTTGGTTTTGAGTGTTATACAAAGTGTCTTTCAAAATTTGCGAAGTACTCGTAGATAAATTTATGCGAGTTACACTAATCTGCTTTATAGGTGATTTGCCTTTATGCACTGTGATGTCTATAATACAAATAGCGCCAATTTTAGCTTGGAGTGTATCCCCCAAAGTAGAAGCTGCGGGGAATATTTGAGGAGCAACCTCTAATTTGAAATGAGCACTAGGCGTTTGCGGCTGCTTGCGGCAACTGCAATATAGTACCAACACAAGGATAAGCCATGTAGAATAAATACTGAATTTCATTTAATTACTTCAAAATTATGAAAGAATACTCAAAATTCCAAAAATGCGTGCAGTCAAAGCGAAAACAAACATAAAATTAGGCTACCTAAAAGCAATTGGTAGCCACAGGAATTCGCCGAAAAATTAAAAATTTCTCTTTCTCTTATTTTAACTTGATAATTAAATGGTGCTCAGGATGTACAACCGCTTGATTATTACTTTCTTTATGAGGGTTATATTTTCCTAATCCTTCCACGCTTATGCGTTGTTTATCTATTTTGTGTTTTTGAATTATGTAAGTTTGCATTAACGTAGCACGGTGTAAAGTATTGCGCTTTGCAACATCAGCATGGATAGTAGGGTTTTGTGTATAGGTGCATAAAACTATATTAGCTTCGGAGTGTTTTTTAAGAAAAGCAGCTATACTATCTAACACTACTTTCAAATCATCAGATAATGCAAATATCTCAGGCATGTAGTTTTCAGATTTAGTTTGAGCGGTGTATTTAGCTAATTTGATCAATTTCTTATTGACATTTTTGCGCCCTATCATGTTGTTAAATCGCTCTAACTCATCTTTTATAGTAAAAACTTCGGTTTCGCTCTCTGTGTCATCTAAGCTTCTTTGGATCCTATCTAAGGTTACCCGCATAGCTAAATCCGTATTACCAAGTACCGTAACAGGGCGCATTTTTTTCTTCATGTAATCCTTGTGAATAAAAACTAATTCATATTCACCGTCAGGGATATCAGTTAGTTCATACATTCCATTCTCATTGCTGTAAGTTTCAAAAGGTGTTCCTGTTATAATCACTCGGGCATTAGGGATAAGTTCAGAGGTTTCGTAATCACAAATAATTCCGCGTATGTTACCAAATAAAACTTCTTTTTCTGGCTTTTTGTCTATGGTTGGCTCAATAATTTTTAGTAGCTCACTGAGCAGCTGCGCCTTTAATTGCGCGGTACAAAGGAAAAAAGCGGCTAAAAAGGCTAATTTTTTGCACATAGTTGGACAAATGGATAGGTTCAAAAATCTGCGGTTATAAGAACGAAATTTTTTTTGAAAGGGTTACGCAAAGATATAAGTTTTTTCAATAACTTGCAAGTACTTTGGAGTTTTATTAAAATAAAAACTACGAACTGAAGTTATTTTTAACTATACAAACATTTTCAGTAGCTTTTTTGACCCAAACTTCGTACTTCTCTTGATGCAAGTATCTTTCAAAATAAATTGAAATTTTGTTTCTATCATAGACATCGGGATATTCTGTAAAAGCGTATTCCCCTAATATCAAAATATCCGCTTGTAAATATTGGTTTTGAACCTCTTGTACATATACTTCACTGTAGTTTGGTCCTTTGAATCGAGCAGGTGGGTATAAAGGTAATTGATAACTACATTCCAATAAAAGCGGAACTAATGAAATTTCGGGAGTATGGATAATTCTGTTGCCGCAATTTGGTAAAGCAAGTAGAGGTATAGTTTCAGATTTTTTCCAAAGCAAAGCAGGCGACTTTTGCAAAATAAACACAGCAAAGACAGCATAAATTACCCATCTATGCACATTTGAAAAAGCAGGAACTTTACTAATTCCTACCAAAAACTCTGCTGTATAAATACAAGCACAAATAAATAATCCCACTCCAAAACGCTCAAAACCAATAGAAACCAAAAATAAAATCAAGTAAAAGGTTTGAAATATCCACAAAAAAAGGTCAAAATCTCTTTTTTGAATGTAACAGCGAACGGTATGTAAAACATAACCTATAATTATCAAAGGCTTGCTTAACAACCATTTTAATGCGTAGCTCTTGAACGCAAAAAATTCCACTTGATAGATTCGCCTTTGCACAAAATACTTCTCAATAGTTTGCATATCTTTGAACTCAAAGTAGTAATACAATAAAATACCAACAGGTAAAGTTAGACCTAAAACAAAAGTAGGGTTAAATTTTGCTCTTTCTCTCCATAGCCAAAAAACAAGCAACGTTAAGCCAATCAATACTGCAAAGTATTCTTTGCTTAATATACTGATTTGAAAGCCTATCCACGCTACTATATACCAAAGCCAACTATTTTTTTTTTAGCTTGTTGATATGCCCAAGCTCCGAGTAAAAAACCTGCAAGTCCAGGAATTTCTCCTGTAATTCGTGTGCTATAAGTAACAAAAGTCCCATTGAGCATGAGTAGAGATACACTCAAAAGATTAGTTTTAGCGTTAAAGTGCGGTTTTGCAATCAAGTAGAGAAGCGCTAATAAAATTGCTGCATGAAGCCATATCCACAGGCGAGCTAAGTGCCATTTTGTATTTATAGCAGGGGCAATTAAAGTTAAGCTGTGTCCCACGTATCCTCCCAAAGTAATAAATGGACTAATTGAGCTGAATACTGTCGGATTTTGGACAGTAAAAGCATATTGTTCGTACTTTACATAGTTCCATGCAGGAAGATAATTAGCTGCTTCGTCGTAGTGAAGGTATGTGGATAAAAAGATTTTCTTGTAGCTCACTGTGGCAAAAAAAATTACAGCGAGCAGGAATATAATCGTTATCCGATACATTTTTATCGGCTAGATTTTACAGGTCTTTCCATTTTAGTACCGCATTTTTTGCAGGTACATAGTTCAGGGTTGCCGTAGAATTGTTCAAATACAGGTTGAAGTTGCGTAGTGATATCGGTCAAGTGAAAGTAAGTTTCGTAGAGCATTTCTCCGCAGTTTTCGCAGTACCACCGTAGTCCATCTTTTTCATCAGGGCGGCGTTGGCGCTCTATGACCATGCCGACAGTATTTTCAAATCTGCGCGGTGAGTGGGGAACAAAGGCAGGAAGCAAAAATATTTCGCCTTCCTTTATCTCAATATCTTTGTGTACACCGTTTTCTACTATTTTTAGTACCATGTCCCCTTCAATTTGATAGAAAAACTCTTCGCCTGGGTCAATGTGGTAGTCTTTGCGTGCGTTAGGACCTCCGACTATGGTTACCATGAATTCCGCATCTTTCCAAATTTGAGCATTTCCCACAGGTGGTTTGAGCAAATGTCTATGCTCATCTATCCATTTTTTGAGGTTGAAGGTACTTAGCATGTAACAAAGAAAATATATTTTTTTCAAAATTGCAACACTCAATTAAGGTTTTCTTAAAAATAGAGCAATTGAGTTAGGAAGTGAGCTTGTGTGAGTTTTGAATTAGATATTTTTTTGGGCGTGTCCTTGTGGGCGTTTCGCTTGCGCTCATGCCCACAAGGTCGGCGTGCTTCGGGCTACGCTAACGCTTCGGTGCTTCGCTTCGCTACGCACCGTGCTGACGCACGCCCTCCGCATGCCTCACGCAAAGGATCTCTGAAACCATCGTTTCTCTGTAATTTATGCAAAGTTTTAGCTTGTAAGTACTTGTACTTCAAGCTTAAACAAGGTAAAGACATAACTGTATAGGTAACTTGCGTGAGGGGCATGGAGCATGCCGTTAGGCAGTACGAAGCGCAGCGAAGTACCGAAGCGAAGCGTAGTGCGGAATGCCCCGACCCTTGCGTCAGCAAGGGGCACGCCCAAAAAAATAAAAAATCTTTCTTTAACCTGTTATTTTTTTATGTATTCAAGCTCTACTAAATTAATTTTCGTTTTGGCTACATCTAAAATTTTAATGCTGAACTCATCTATGCTTAGCACTTCATCTTTTTGAGGAATTTTACCAGATTTAGCTAAAATGTATCCGCCCAAAGTATCGTAGTCCCCTTTTTCAATAGGAAGAGCATATTTTTCTATCAGATGCTCCACTTTTAACCTTCCACTAAATTGATAAACGTTTTCAGATATCTTTTTCTCTATTTCAGCCGAATCGTCATGTTCATCGTCAATTTCACCCAGTATCTCTTCCAAAATATCTTCAATGGTAACAATACCG
Above is a window of Bacteroidia bacterium DNA encoding:
- a CDS encoding carboxypeptidase-like regulatory domain-containing protein, which codes for MCKKLAFLAAFFLCTAQLKAQLLSELLKIIEPTIDKKPEKEVLFGNIRGIICDYETSELIPNARVIITGTPFETYSNENGMYELTDIPDGEYELVFIHKDYMKKKMRPVTVLGNTDLAMRVTLDRIQRSLDDTESETEVFTIKDELERFNNMIGRKNVNKKLIKLAKYTAQTKSENYMPEIFALSDDLKVVLDSIAAFLKKHSEANIVLCTYTQNPTIHADVAKRNTLHRATLMQTYIIQKHKIDKQRISVEGLGKYNPHKESNNQAVVHPEHHLIIKLK
- a CDS encoding 3-hydroxyanthranilate 3,4-dioxygenase, producing the protein MLSTFNLKKWIDEHRHLLKPPVGNAQIWKDAEFMVTIVGGPNARKDYHIDPGEEFFYQIEGDMVLKIVENGVHKDIEIKEGEIFLLPAFVPHSPRRFENTVGMVIERQRRPDEKDGLRWYCENCGEMLYETYFHLTDITTQLQPVFEQFYGNPELCTCKKCGTKMERPVKSSR